A region of Terriglobales bacterium DNA encodes the following proteins:
- a CDS encoding M2 family metallopeptidase: MALKVRGTRLLTMAAMAAVFLVCADRPASGQGADKPSVAEAKAFVDDAEKQLLELNNKLGRASWIKANFITYDTEQLEADYQSQFTAVTTDLATKAARFDGLELPEDVARKLKLLKLALTVPAPNNPEERDELTKITVGLDATYGRGKYCPKGKDQCFSLNDLERTLSKSRNYEEQLDAWQGWHAIAVPMRKDFEREVVLANKGARELGFKDVGAMWRSNYDMPADEFAREVDRLWEQVKPLYLSLHAYVRAQLAKQYGADKVPATGPIPAHLLGNMWAQEWGNIYPLVEPPGSRGYDLTELLKQKKVDEVEMVRYGERFFTSLGFELLPETFWERSLFVKPRDRDVICHASAWDVDNDQDLRLKMCIEVKDEHFSVVHHELGHNFYQRAYRHQPFLFRGSANDGFHEAVGDAIALSITPEYLNQVGLLEKVPGPEGDLPYLMRMAMDKIAFLPFGLLVDQWRWKVFSGEIKPENYNQSWWELRKKYQGIAPALPRSERDFDPGAKYHVAGNVPYTRYFLARILQFQFYRALCREAGYTGPLHRCSIYGNKKAGAKLNQMLVMGQSRPWPEALEALTGSRQMDATAIIDYFAPLKKWLDEQNQAQGNKVGW; this comes from the coding sequence ATGGCGCTGAAGGTGCGAGGAACCCGACTACTGACGATGGCCGCGATGGCGGCCGTTTTTCTTGTCTGTGCAGATCGGCCTGCGTCCGGCCAGGGCGCCGACAAGCCCAGCGTGGCGGAAGCCAAGGCGTTCGTCGACGACGCCGAAAAACAGTTGCTGGAGCTGAACAACAAGCTGGGCCGCGCGTCGTGGATCAAGGCGAACTTCATTACCTACGATACCGAGCAGCTGGAAGCTGATTACCAGAGCCAGTTCACTGCGGTGACCACGGACCTGGCCACCAAGGCGGCACGCTTCGATGGCCTGGAACTGCCGGAAGATGTGGCGCGCAAGCTGAAGCTGTTGAAGCTGGCGCTGACGGTCCCTGCACCCAATAATCCGGAAGAGCGCGATGAGCTGACCAAGATCACCGTCGGACTGGATGCCACATACGGCCGCGGGAAGTACTGTCCCAAGGGGAAGGACCAGTGTTTTTCACTGAACGACCTGGAGCGCACCCTTTCCAAAAGCCGCAACTACGAGGAACAGCTTGATGCCTGGCAGGGCTGGCACGCCATTGCCGTCCCTATGCGTAAGGACTTCGAGCGCGAGGTAGTGCTTGCCAACAAGGGTGCACGCGAGTTGGGCTTCAAAGACGTCGGCGCGATGTGGCGCTCGAACTATGACATGCCGGCGGACGAGTTCGCCAGGGAAGTGGACCGGCTGTGGGAGCAGGTGAAGCCGCTCTATCTCTCCCTGCACGCGTATGTGCGCGCGCAACTTGCCAAGCAATACGGCGCCGACAAGGTTCCGGCGACCGGGCCGATTCCGGCGCATCTGCTGGGCAACATGTGGGCGCAGGAATGGGGAAACATTTATCCGCTGGTGGAGCCGCCCGGCAGCCGCGGGTACGACCTGACGGAACTGCTGAAGCAGAAGAAGGTGGATGAGGTGGAGATGGTCCGCTACGGCGAGCGGTTCTTCACCTCACTGGGCTTCGAGCTGCTGCCCGAGACCTTCTGGGAGCGGTCGCTGTTCGTGAAGCCGCGCGACCGCGACGTCATCTGCCACGCCAGCGCCTGGGACGTGGATAACGATCAGGACCTGCGGCTGAAGATGTGCATCGAGGTCAAGGACGAGCATTTCTCCGTCGTTCACCACGAGCTGGGACACAACTTTTACCAGCGAGCCTACCGGCACCAGCCGTTTCTCTTTCGCGGGAGCGCCAACGACGGCTTCCATGAGGCGGTGGGCGATGCGATCGCACTTTCCATCACGCCCGAGTATTTGAACCAGGTCGGATTGCTCGAGAAAGTCCCCGGGCCCGAAGGCGACCTGCCCTACCTGATGAGAATGGCGATGGACAAGATCGCCTTCCTGCCTTTCGGTCTGCTGGTGGACCAGTGGCGATGGAAGGTGTTCTCCGGCGAGATCAAACCTGAGAACTACAACCAGTCTTGGTGGGAGCTGCGCAAGAAATACCAGGGCATCGCGCCGGCGCTGCCGCGCAGCGAGCGGGACTTCGATCCCGGCGCCAAGTATCACGTGGCGGGAAACGTGCCCTACACGCGCTATTTCCTCGCCCGCATCCTGCAGTTCCAGTTCTACCGGGCCTTGTGCCGCGAAGCGGGATACACCGGGCCGTTGCACCGCTGCTCGATCTACGGCAACAAGAAGGCGGGCGCGAAACTGAACCAGATGCTGGTCATGGGCCAGAGCCGGCCGTGGCCGGAGGCGCTCGAGGCCCTGACCGGCAGCCGCCAGATGGACGCCACCGCCATCATCGACTATTTCGCTCCCCTCAAGAAGTGGCTGGACGAGCAGAACCAGGCCCAGGGAAACAAGGTCGGCTGGTAG
- the msrP gene encoding protein-methionine-sulfoxide reductase catalytic subunit MsrP produces MLIKRASDIPSSEITPKQTYQNRRQFILTAAAGAGLVAGGWALKKLTEPEDEVAAGAKLPHSKSAFSTTETPNSLRDITHYNNFYEFGTDKEDPAANAGTLRTRPWTVAVEGHVKKPKVYDIDALIKMFPLEERIYRLRCVEAWSMVIPWLGFPLGEFIKTLEPTSKAKFVQLVTLYDPAQMPGQKSGVLDWPYVEGLRLDEALHPLTILAVGLYGEVLPNQNGAPIRLVVPWKYGFKSIKSVVKIRFVEQMPETTWNKMQPSEYGFYSNVNPNVDHPRWSQATERRIGEFRRRPTLMFNGYGDQVAGLYTGMDLRVNY; encoded by the coding sequence ATGCTGATCAAACGAGCGTCGGATATTCCTTCGTCGGAGATCACACCCAAGCAGACCTATCAGAACCGCCGGCAATTCATCCTCACGGCCGCGGCCGGAGCGGGACTCGTAGCAGGCGGCTGGGCGCTGAAGAAGCTGACCGAGCCCGAGGACGAAGTCGCCGCTGGCGCCAAGCTGCCGCACAGCAAAAGCGCATTCAGCACCACGGAAACGCCGAACTCCCTGCGCGACATCACTCATTACAACAATTTCTACGAGTTCGGCACCGACAAGGAAGATCCCGCCGCCAACGCCGGCACCCTGCGCACACGCCCCTGGACGGTCGCCGTCGAGGGCCACGTCAAGAAGCCGAAGGTCTACGATATTGACGCTCTCATCAAGATGTTCCCGCTCGAAGAGCGCATCTACCGGCTGCGTTGTGTCGAGGCCTGGTCGATGGTCATCCCCTGGCTGGGTTTCCCGTTGGGTGAATTCATCAAGACCCTGGAGCCGACTTCCAAGGCGAAGTTCGTGCAATTGGTCACGCTCTACGATCCCGCCCAAATGCCCGGCCAAAAATCCGGCGTGCTGGACTGGCCGTATGTCGAGGGCCTGCGGCTCGATGAAGCCCTGCATCCCCTCACTATCCTGGCCGTCGGCCTGTACGGCGAAGTGCTGCCCAACCAGAACGGCGCTCCCATCCGCCTGGTGGTGCCGTGGAAGTACGGATTCAAGAGCATCAAGTCGGTCGTGAAGATCCGCTTCGTCGAGCAGATGCCCGAAACCACCTGGAACAAGATGCAGCCCAGCGAGTACGGCTTCTACTCCAACGTGAACCCGAACGTGGACCATCCCCGCTGGAGCCAGGCTACCGAGCGACGCATCGGCGAGTTCCGGCGCCGGCCTACGCTGATGTTCAACGGATACGGCGACCAGGTCGCCGGCCTCTACACCGGCATGGACCTGCGGGTGAACTACTGA
- a CDS encoding protein-methionine-sulfoxide reductase heme-binding subunit MsrQ, with protein sequence MKPISWLKLAVFLASLGPLARLLWRYRQNDLTANPIEFITHSTGLTALIFLLITLGITPLRRISRQYWLIQLRRLLGLFAFFYACLHLATYVVLDHYFDWDRIVADVYKRPYITAGFTAFVLLVPLAITSTGGWVRRLGGKRWQALHRLIYVSTALAVVHFWWLVKADIREPAAYGTVLAVLLGYRIVRWLLARAQQAPQAAAQPEQG encoded by the coding sequence ATGAAACCGATTTCCTGGCTCAAACTTGCCGTGTTCCTGGCCTCGCTGGGACCGCTCGCCCGCCTCCTGTGGCGCTATCGGCAGAACGACCTCACCGCTAATCCCATCGAGTTCATCACTCATTCCACCGGACTGACGGCCCTGATCTTCTTGCTGATCACGCTCGGCATCACGCCGCTAAGGCGGATCTCCCGGCAGTACTGGCTCATCCAACTGCGCCGCCTGCTAGGCCTGTTCGCCTTCTTCTATGCCTGCCTGCACCTGGCCACCTATGTGGTTCTCGATCACTACTTCGACTGGGATCGCATCGTGGCCGACGTCTACAAGCGTCCTTACATCACGGCCGGATTCACCGCCTTCGTCCTGCTGGTCCCGCTGGCCATTACTTCGACCGGCGGCTGGGTGCGGCGGTTGGGCGGCAAGCGCTGGCAGGCGTTGCACCGGCTTATCTACGTGAGCACGGCTCTGGCCGTTGTGCACTTCTGGTGGCTGGTCAAGGCGGATATCCGCGAGCCTGCCGCGTACGGCACCGTGCTGGCCGTGCTGCTCGGCTACCGGATCGTCCGCTGGCTGCTGGCGCGAGCCCAGCAGGCGCCACAGGCCGCGGCCCAACCTGAGCAGGGCTGA
- a CDS encoding FmdB family zinc ribbon protein has translation MPQYDFFCQACKKDFTKVLTLAEYEKGGVTCPHCGSGKVEQKWSAFYAVTSRKSA, from the coding sequence ATGCCGCAGTACGATTTCTTCTGCCAAGCCTGCAAGAAAGACTTCACCAAGGTCCTGACGCTGGCGGAGTACGAAAAGGGCGGCGTTACGTGTCCCCACTGCGGGAGCGGGAAGGTGGAACAGAAGTGGTCCGCCTTCTACGCAGTCACGTCGCGCAAGAGCGCGTAG
- the egtD gene encoding L-histidine N(alpha)-methyltransferase produces MTALSREMVIPEIASEVYEGLTSQPKKLCPKLFYDAAGSALFEEITRLPEYYLTRTEEQILRTHADAIVAQAGDDLSLVELGAGSARKTSVLIGALLRRQREALYCPIDVSYDALQAASRRLRAGFPDLRVRPVVSDYTSDMEVLRQLPGRKLVLYIGSSIGNFEPEDALRVLRRMRARLGAGDALLLGTDLRKDATALIPAYDDAQGVTARFNKNVLARINRELGGEFDLDAFRHRIRWNPEASRIEMYLESLAAQSVWIRLLRHKVRFESGELLHTENSYKYTDEWVQEMLEESGFARENSWKDARSWFAVHLARVH; encoded by the coding sequence ATGACCGCGCTGAGCCGAGAGATGGTTATTCCGGAGATTGCGTCCGAGGTCTATGAAGGGCTGACCTCGCAGCCGAAGAAGTTGTGTCCCAAGCTGTTTTACGACGCGGCGGGCTCGGCGCTGTTTGAGGAAATCACGCGGCTCCCGGAATATTACCTGACACGGACGGAAGAGCAGATCCTGCGAACGCACGCGGACGCCATCGTGGCCCAGGCCGGCGACGACCTGAGCCTGGTGGAATTGGGAGCGGGCTCGGCGCGGAAGACTTCGGTGCTGATCGGCGCGCTGCTGCGCCGTCAGCGAGAGGCGCTGTACTGTCCTATCGACGTTTCCTACGACGCGCTGCAGGCAGCCAGCCGGCGGTTGCGCGCCGGTTTCCCCGACCTGCGCGTCCGTCCGGTGGTGAGCGACTACACCAGCGACATGGAGGTTCTGCGCCAGCTTCCCGGGCGGAAACTGGTATTGTACATCGGCTCCAGCATCGGCAACTTCGAGCCGGAGGATGCGTTGCGCGTGCTGCGCCGCATGCGCGCCCGGCTCGGCGCGGGGGACGCGCTGCTGCTCGGCACGGACCTGCGCAAGGATGCGACTGCGCTGATCCCGGCGTACGACGATGCCCAGGGCGTCACCGCGCGGTTCAACAAGAACGTGCTGGCGCGCATCAACCGCGAGCTCGGCGGGGAGTTCGACCTGGACGCTTTCCGCCACCGGATCCGCTGGAATCCGGAGGCCTCGCGCATCGAGATGTACCTGGAGAGCCTGGCAGCGCAGTCGGTGTGGATCCGGCTGCTGCGGCACAAAGTCCGGTTCGAGTCCGGCGAGCTGCTGCACACGGAGAACAGCTACAAGTACACGGATGAGTGGGTACAGGAGATGCTCGAAGAGAGCGGCTTCGCACGGGAGAATTCCTGGAAAGATGCCCGCTCCTGGTTCGCTGTCCACCTGGCGCGCGTTCATTGA